A single window of Thalassomonas viridans DNA harbors:
- a CDS encoding AMP-binding protein, with protein MFSPREIFLKQVLSPNQSSMEIFHLVGANGQDSACLTWAQLDKNARAIAQQLTSCYSVKKGDRVLLVYPPSLDFVEALLGCLYAGIIAVPIAPPDPLHMDPTLLNKVVADCQPVFILTNSHYNLARKAGKLKSFLQLRTAQMPDIPWLVPNKSSKNDFDPMAVQADETALLQYTSGSTSAPKGVCITWDNLIHQAQFNRKELGLSAKSRLVMWVPHFHDFGLIGGILNSIYGNGRLWIISPLDFIKNPSLWMEVMHSVKATHTAAPNFAYSLITKKTSSRQRQQWDLSKLQVYMSAAEPIQATTVDDFIQAFKCTGLKPGAFCPAYGLAEHTVGVTVAGKQRISINRHQLLKKQVEPVAVDTLQAHTYIGCGKVPNDVRLAIVNTDTGQRCANKEIGEIWVDSPSKGAGYWGMQELSKDTFNANITNDLADARGYLRTGDLGFLYQGELFITGRLKDMIIINGENIYPQDIELAVEQSHPQIRGGCVIAFSTEDDDLPLMHVAVEIRDQASFFPNKNNIINAILSMVWKKEAIKLTSIVFLAKGDIPKTTSGKVQRQACKTLFERQQLSHLFWWRNETIPNSECSTAEVLEKEEHDNQSFSDIVDSQFLSVRNRDELTIWLQLRISQLLNLPLSKVSAETPLYQYGLDSLSSIQIIAELEKCLGFSISPSLFFEQENILSTSTFLAEGLTTDVNQITAKISDLYPQSEQQLAPSFNERWVYQMSTSHLSSAYNMPFFLSIKKHIDVKSLENAIYDLVKKHETLRSAFVFNQHKIKRVVTDEVNTHFSVYDFSVLTDEAKTIEVNKHIAVLNKTHFDFEEPGLFVFELMKLAENEYLFAINIHHIITDFHSILNIVRQLFGFKKELISDELSAEINYKAYIDEENVKFSSNDFIKERLYWESVLKNDKHYTFAGNYCEDENRCSERRINIPAGTTENIKQFAKDNDMHLGSLLLNLYQLSLLLVTGRDSILLRLPFSNRQSVASKTMLAYLAHGVPCYIEVNDGLSLKRIFLENKVTLAEQGYFYNFPLESYLHNEGSSASPPVFEYNFINTTNVFDENIQLLSSSYMQKDMWSSQYYSIDFSLTNLLHYGELNASVCYRNKVVSKSFLSTFVAVYLQVLDKFIDNADVSLKDFRLLFAEIIAGETCTDEH; from the coding sequence ATGTTTTCACCCCGTGAGATTTTTTTAAAGCAAGTACTTAGCCCTAACCAGTCTTCAATGGAGATCTTCCATTTAGTGGGAGCCAACGGTCAGGATTCAGCTTGCCTGACATGGGCGCAGCTAGATAAAAATGCCCGGGCGATTGCACAGCAGTTAACTTCTTGCTATAGCGTAAAAAAAGGCGATCGGGTCTTACTCGTTTATCCTCCTTCCCTGGACTTTGTCGAGGCATTATTAGGCTGTTTATATGCCGGGATTATCGCCGTACCGATTGCGCCACCAGACCCCTTACACATGGATCCGACCTTATTGAATAAAGTGGTTGCTGATTGCCAGCCGGTTTTTATACTCACCAACAGCCATTATAATCTCGCCAGGAAGGCGGGAAAACTAAAAAGTTTTCTCCAATTAAGAACAGCTCAAATGCCTGACATTCCTTGGCTGGTGCCCAATAAAAGCAGTAAGAACGACTTCGATCCTATGGCCGTACAAGCCGATGAAACCGCACTATTACAATACACTTCAGGCTCTACCTCCGCACCTAAAGGCGTCTGTATTACCTGGGATAACCTGATTCACCAAGCGCAATTTAACCGGAAGGAATTAGGGCTAAGTGCCAAGTCGCGCTTAGTGATGTGGGTGCCTCACTTTCATGATTTTGGTTTAATCGGCGGTATTCTTAATAGTATCTATGGCAATGGTCGCCTATGGATAATATCCCCATTAGACTTTATCAAAAATCCATCGTTATGGATGGAGGTGATGCACTCGGTGAAAGCCACGCACACCGCAGCACCGAATTTTGCTTATAGCCTGATCACAAAAAAAACCTCTAGTAGGCAACGCCAGCAATGGGATTTATCCAAGTTACAAGTCTATATGAGTGCTGCCGAACCGATACAAGCCACAACCGTCGATGACTTTATTCAGGCCTTTAAATGTACCGGTTTAAAACCAGGGGCTTTTTGTCCTGCTTATGGTCTTGCAGAGCATACTGTCGGGGTAACCGTTGCGGGTAAGCAGCGTATTAGTATCAACCGACACCAGTTACTGAAGAAGCAGGTTGAACCTGTAGCTGTTGATACTTTGCAAGCTCACACCTATATCGGTTGTGGGAAAGTACCAAACGACGTCAGACTAGCTATTGTGAATACCGATACAGGGCAGCGATGCGCAAATAAAGAGATAGGGGAGATCTGGGTTGACTCCCCCAGTAAAGGCGCCGGCTATTGGGGAATGCAAGAACTATCGAAGGATACTTTTAATGCTAATATAACGAATGATCTCGCCGACGCAAGAGGTTATTTACGCACCGGCGATCTGGGTTTTCTTTATCAAGGTGAGCTGTTTATTACCGGACGCCTAAAAGACATGATCATTATTAATGGTGAAAATATCTACCCGCAGGATATTGAGTTGGCGGTAGAGCAAAGTCATCCTCAAATCCGTGGGGGTTGTGTTATCGCTTTTTCCACTGAAGACGATGATTTACCTTTAATGCATGTTGCCGTAGAAATACGAGACCAAGCTAGTTTTTTTCCGAATAAAAATAACATTATAAATGCCATACTCTCGATGGTCTGGAAAAAAGAAGCCATCAAGTTAACCAGCATAGTATTCTTGGCTAAGGGAGATATACCCAAAACAACCAGTGGTAAAGTTCAGCGGCAGGCTTGCAAAACCTTATTTGAGCGTCAGCAGTTAAGCCATTTGTTTTGGTGGCGCAATGAAACGATCCCAAACAGTGAGTGTTCAACTGCTGAAGTATTAGAGAAAGAAGAACATGATAATCAAAGTTTTAGCGATATTGTCGACTCGCAGTTTTTAAGCGTGCGAAACCGCGATGAATTAACAATTTGGTTGCAGTTAAGGATAAGTCAGCTTTTAAATCTCCCCTTGTCAAAAGTATCAGCAGAAACACCACTTTATCAATATGGTTTGGATTCACTCTCAAGCATTCAAATCATAGCAGAATTGGAAAAATGCTTAGGTTTTTCAATTTCACCATCGTTGTTTTTTGAACAGGAAAACATTCTATCAACATCAACTTTTCTGGCTGAAGGGTTAACCACGGATGTTAATCAAATAACAGCAAAAATAAGTGATTTGTATCCGCAGTCTGAGCAACAGTTAGCGCCATCTTTTAATGAAAGGTGGGTGTATCAAATGTCCACGAGTCATTTGTCCTCAGCTTATAATATGCCTTTTTTCCTGTCTATTAAGAAACATATTGACGTAAAATCATTAGAGAACGCTATCTATGATCTTGTTAAAAAACATGAAACCCTCAGAAGTGCATTCGTGTTTAATCAGCATAAAATAAAACGTGTAGTTACGGATGAAGTGAATACTCATTTCAGTGTCTATGACTTTTCTGTATTGACTGATGAAGCTAAAACGATAGAGGTTAACAAGCATATAGCCGTTTTGAATAAAACGCACTTTGATTTTGAGGAGCCTGGATTATTTGTATTTGAGTTGATGAAACTGGCAGAGAATGAATATTTATTTGCTATCAATATACATCACATCATTACTGATTTTCATTCAATACTCAATATAGTTCGCCAGCTCTTTGGCTTTAAAAAAGAATTGATATCTGATGAACTATCTGCAGAGATAAATTATAAAGCTTATATTGATGAAGAAAATGTAAAATTTTCCAGTAATGATTTTATTAAAGAACGCCTGTATTGGGAGTCCGTTTTAAAAAATGATAAGCACTATACTTTTGCTGGTAATTACTGTGAAGATGAAAATCGCTGTTCTGAACGGAGAATTAATATACCGGCAGGCACGACTGAAAACATAAAACAGTTTGCAAAAGATAATGATATGCACTTGGGGAGTTTACTGCTTAATCTCTATCAACTCAGCCTGTTACTCGTAACTGGACGAGATTCAATCTTGTTAAGGTTGCCTTTTAGCAATAGACAAAGTGTTGCATCAAAAACCATGCTGGCATATCTCGCTCATGGCGTTCCTTGTTATATTGAGGTTAACGATGGTTTATCATTGAAACGAATTTTCCTTGAAAATAAAGTTACGCTTGCCGAACAAGGTTATTTTTATAATTTTCCTCTTGAAAGCTATCTACATAACGAGGGTTCCTCGGCTTCACCTCCCGTCTTTGAGTATAACTTTATCAATACGACAAACGTTTTTGACGAGAATATACAGTTACTTAGCAGTTCATACATGCAAAAAGACATGTGGTCTAGTCAGTATTATTCGATTGACTTCTCGTTGACCAACTTATTACATTATGGCGAATTAAATGCCAGTGTTTGTTATCGTAATAAAGTCGTTTCTAAATCATTTTTGTCAACATTTGTCGCTGTTTATTTGCAGGTATTGGATAAATTTATTGATAATGCTGATGTCTCATTAAAAGATTTTCGCTTGCTGTTTGCCGAGATCATTGCTGGTGAGACATGTACTGATGAGCACTAA
- a CDS encoding sensor histidine kinase, whose product MKISLYQRLAITLSFAFILMAYLLFWWSTELSRHSQHQAEQKLHLQLADHLAHDNPLLQDGVYDKKALSNLFHTLMLLGPSFEFYFLDPTGKILSYSADANKIKRKDVDIRPLLDLIEHPQSLPVYGDDPRSTNQQKIFSAAPVYTNEKSTWEQDSDDKPGGKTLQGYLYVIIGGEIYDSVFQVAKSDQQLQQNIMLICGGLLLLLLLLLALFRYFTSPIRLLLADMQAIQQHKFDPAKVSLHKWPENDSNEVNLLGCAFTAMVEQINAQLLQLNANERMRKELLAHLSHDLRTPLAAMQGYIEILAIKGDTISRQEREQYIATVLRNGKQLKMLIDQIFELAHLEDGQVSVNLETFPIGELLYDIVAKFSLKASEKNIRLTLNPQQCRYMVYSDIAKLERILTNLLENAIRHTPQQGEITLEVIQDKDKIKVSVIDTGTGISSEDIAYIFDPRYRASNATGDKKQHAGLGLAISKRLSMILNSELSVESKLGQGCRFSFCLQSVMT is encoded by the coding sequence ATGAAAATATCTTTATATCAGCGTCTGGCAATCACCTTATCTTTTGCCTTTATTTTAATGGCTTACCTGCTGTTCTGGTGGAGTACCGAGCTATCCCGGCATTCCCAGCACCAGGCGGAGCAAAAACTGCACCTGCAACTGGCCGACCATCTCGCCCATGACAACCCCCTGCTGCAGGACGGCGTGTACGACAAAAAAGCCCTGTCTAACCTGTTCCATACCCTAATGCTGCTGGGCCCCTCGTTTGAGTTTTATTTCCTCGACCCGACAGGAAAAATCCTCAGCTACTCCGCCGATGCCAACAAGATAAAACGCAAAGACGTGGATATACGTCCGCTGCTGGATTTGATCGAACACCCACAAAGCCTGCCGGTTTATGGCGACGATCCCAGGAGCACAAATCAGCAGAAGATCTTCTCCGCCGCTCCGGTGTACACAAATGAAAAAAGCACCTGGGAGCAAGACAGCGACGACAAGCCCGGCGGCAAAACCCTGCAAGGGTATCTCTATGTTATTATCGGCGGGGAAATATACGACTCGGTATTCCAGGTAGCCAAGTCGGATCAACAGCTGCAGCAAAATATTATGCTGATCTGCGGCGGCCTGCTGTTATTGCTGCTGCTATTGCTGGCGCTGTTCCGTTACTTCACCTCCCCCATCCGGCTGTTGCTTGCCGATATGCAGGCGATTCAACAACATAAGTTCGATCCCGCTAAAGTGAGCCTGCACAAGTGGCCGGAAAACGACAGCAATGAAGTCAACCTGCTCGGCTGTGCCTTTACCGCCATGGTAGAACAAATTAATGCCCAGCTGCTGCAGCTCAATGCCAATGAGCGTATGCGCAAAGAATTGCTGGCGCACCTGTCCCACGACCTGCGTACGCCGCTGGCGGCAATGCAGGGTTATATTGAAATCCTGGCGATAAAAGGCGATACCATCAGCCGCCAGGAGCGGGAGCAATATATAGCAACCGTGTTGCGTAACGGCAAGCAATTAAAAATGCTGATCGACCAGATTTTTGAGCTGGCCCACCTGGAAGACGGCCAGGTTTCCGTCAACCTGGAAACCTTCCCTATCGGCGAACTGCTGTACGACATAGTCGCCAAGTTCTCCCTCAAGGCCAGCGAAAAAAATATCCGCCTGACACTGAATCCTCAGCAATGCCGCTATATGGTGTATTCGGATATCGCCAAACTCGAGCGTATCCTCACCAACCTGCTGGAAAACGCCATCCGCCACACCCCACAGCAGGGGGAGATCACATTGGAAGTGATACAGGATAAAGACAAGATCAAAGTCTCGGTCATAGATACCGGCACCGGCATCAGCAGTGAAGATATCGCCTATATTTTCGATCCCAGGTACCGCGCCAGCAATGCCACCGGGGATAAAAAACAACATGCCGGTCTGGGCCTTGCCATCAGCAAACGCCTGAGCATGATCTTAAATTCAGAACTGAGTGTGGAAAGTAAACTCGGCCAGGGCTGCCGCTTCTCTTTTTGCTTGCAGTCGGTGATGACTTAA
- a CDS encoding response regulator transcription factor, translating into MKDKVLIVEDELDIAELIKVHLAELDLEAEICGHGDLALKMALNQEFQLVILDVMLPGTNGLDICRELRSAKPLQAIMMLTSRTSETDRVLGLELGADDYLSKPFSVRELQARVRSQLRRVHSLVQSQSQEQNQETAVTCIGDLMVDHRCHLVTYQNEAIELTSTEFDLLSFLGKHPDQVFSRAQLLDSVWGYHHSGYEHTVNSHINRLRNKLERDSANPQIIQTVWGVGYKLNSAGVSG; encoded by the coding sequence ATGAAAGACAAAGTTTTAATAGTAGAAGACGAACTAGATATTGCCGAGTTGATAAAAGTGCATTTAGCCGAACTCGATCTTGAGGCGGAAATATGCGGCCATGGTGATTTAGCCTTAAAAATGGCGTTAAACCAGGAATTTCAACTGGTGATTCTGGATGTGATGCTGCCCGGCACCAATGGTTTGGATATTTGCCGGGAATTACGCAGCGCCAAACCCCTGCAGGCGATCATGATGCTCACGTCGCGAACATCGGAAACCGACCGGGTGCTGGGGCTGGAATTAGGCGCCGACGATTACTTGAGTAAACCTTTTAGTGTCAGGGAATTACAAGCCAGGGTACGCAGCCAGCTGAGAAGGGTGCACAGCCTGGTGCAAAGCCAGAGCCAGGAGCAAAACCAGGAAACTGCGGTAACTTGTATCGGTGATTTAATGGTAGATCACAGATGTCATCTGGTCACCTACCAGAATGAGGCGATAGAATTAACCTCCACCGAATTTGATCTGCTGAGCTTTTTAGGCAAACACCCGGACCAGGTTTTTTCACGGGCCCAGTTGCTGGACTCGGTATGGGGATACCACCACAGCGGTTATGAACACACTGTCAATTCCCATATCAACCGTTTGCGTAATAAGCTGGAACGGGACAGCGCCAACCCGCAAATCATACAGACCGTCTGGGGCGTTGGCTACAAACTGAATTCGGCAGGTGTCAGCGGTTAA
- a CDS encoding TauD/TfdA family dioxygenase, with translation MSTNFLEIRSLQLRHTGLWIIWSDGHSEEYSYSWLRQNCHCEQCYNSSTGQRRAALADDDLKQQPKSAFIADNKLTVNIHWDIRHLGRYPVEQLSAYKKPPNNYYQYAKQEMLLTIPFQDYIFDDQSRWRLLQGLNQHGIVLLTDVPTQEDTIRQVAARIAPIQRTIYGEVYDVCVEDKPINIAYTDEELPLHMDLIYYESPPGLQLLHCLRFNETVTGGLSTFLDAFKVAEQFQRTDPDAFSTLCRLPGCFQKIHRDREQPVNIIYQRPHIVTNCYQEIIGVNWSPPFEGPVRLKSDDLADYYQAYDKFAGCMANGFNAYGYEFRLKPGDLVIFNNRRFVHGRQKIGNIISKTDRWLQGCYISIDDFVNQFRLAHQQYAEHEPIYHFANQNYFEQ, from the coding sequence ATGAGCACTAATTTTTTAGAAATAAGAAGCTTACAGCTAAGACATACAGGGCTGTGGATTATCTGGTCTGATGGGCATAGCGAAGAATATTCTTACTCCTGGCTCAGGCAAAATTGCCATTGTGAACAGTGTTATAATTCGAGCACAGGGCAACGACGTGCAGCGCTTGCAGATGATGATTTGAAGCAGCAGCCTAAATCCGCCTTTATCGCTGATAATAAACTAACGGTCAATATTCACTGGGATATTCGGCATCTTGGACGATATCCTGTAGAACAGTTATCGGCCTATAAAAAACCACCCAATAATTACTATCAATATGCCAAGCAGGAAATGCTGCTTACTATACCGTTTCAGGATTATATATTCGACGATCAATCGCGTTGGCGTTTATTACAAGGTTTAAATCAACATGGCATCGTATTGCTTACTGATGTGCCAACACAGGAAGATACGATTAGGCAGGTTGCAGCCAGAATAGCTCCGATACAGAGAACTATTTATGGCGAGGTGTATGACGTCTGCGTTGAAGATAAGCCGATAAATATAGCGTACACAGATGAAGAACTGCCTTTGCATATGGATCTTATCTATTACGAGTCTCCACCGGGTTTGCAACTACTGCATTGCCTGCGTTTTAATGAAACGGTTACGGGCGGATTGTCGACTTTTTTAGATGCATTTAAGGTCGCCGAGCAGTTCCAGCGAACTGATCCTGATGCATTTTCTACATTATGTCGCCTTCCTGGCTGCTTCCAAAAAATCCACAGAGATAGGGAGCAGCCGGTTAATATTATTTATCAACGTCCGCATATCGTAACTAACTGCTATCAGGAAATTATTGGGGTCAATTGGAGCCCCCCGTTCGAAGGTCCGGTGAGACTAAAGAGCGATGATCTTGCCGATTATTACCAAGCTTACGATAAATTCGCTGGCTGTATGGCCAATGGATTTAACGCCTATGGCTACGAATTTCGTTTAAAGCCAGGTGATCTGGTTATTTTCAATAATCGCCGTTTTGTACATGGCCGGCAAAAAATTGGTAACATTATTAGCAAGACAGATCGTTGGCTTCAAGGCTGCTATATCAGCATTGATGATTTCGTGAATCAGTTTAGGCTGGCGCATCAGCAGTACGCGGAGCATGAACCAATCTATCATTTTGCGAATCAGAATTATTTTGAGCAGTAG
- a CDS encoding spondin domain-containing protein, translated as MKLKSLFAVATLAAGSSAVQAQDLNITVTNLTQAIYFTPLITAAHTADNQMFSSGSAASTELQAMAEGGDISGLSTLLSGVNADINENPAGGLLAPAMSTSFMLTNSENNDYLSLTAMILPSNDGFVGLDSWMIPEEAGTYTIYLNAYDAGTEANNELVVEGSGAPGVAGIPAAPGGDAGTGGTGVTDTEGNTMVHIHRGNLGDDNPTGGSSDLTNNVHRWLNPVAKVTVVVM; from the coding sequence ATGAAACTCAAGTCACTATTCGCCGTTGCCACACTGGCAGCGGGCAGTTCAGCGGTACAAGCCCAGGATTTAAATATAACCGTCACTAACCTGACCCAGGCTATTTATTTTACTCCGCTGATCACCGCTGCTCACACAGCGGATAACCAGATGTTTTCCAGCGGCAGCGCCGCCAGCACCGAATTACAGGCCATGGCGGAAGGCGGAGATATCTCCGGCTTATCAACCCTGCTTAGCGGTGTAAATGCCGATATCAATGAAAACCCGGCGGGCGGCCTGCTGGCGCCGGCCATGTCCACCTCCTTTATGCTGACCAACAGCGAAAACAACGATTATCTGTCGCTGACGGCCATGATCTTGCCTTCCAATGACGGCTTTGTCGGCCTGGACAGCTGGATGATCCCGGAAGAAGCCGGCACCTATACCATCTATCTTAACGCCTACGACGCAGGCACAGAAGCCAACAATGAACTCGTGGTTGAAGGCAGCGGCGCCCCCGGTGTTGCCGGCATTCCGGCGGCCCCCGGCGGTGATGCAGGTACCGGCGGCACCGGCGTAACCGACACGGAAGGCAATACTATGGTGCATATCCACCGCGGTAACCTCGGGGATGACAACCCCACCGGCGGCAGCAGCGATCTTACCAACAACGTACACCGCTGGCTGAACCCGGTTGCCAAAGTTACTGTCGTGGTCATGTAA
- a CDS encoding spondin domain-containing protein, with protein MSIYNIKGLAPLALVTLLSACGGSDNDSDNDGVVDMPDPMPVEMSYEVTVTNLTYAQPLSPIAVVLHGDSALWTVGEMASTPLEILAEGGDNSDLIAMDAILASASGEGAVGPGASATLTVTTTDETATHLSVVSMLVNTNDAFTGLTAMDLSSLAVDSPQTWTLGVYDAGTEANSELAGTIPGPADGGAGYDAERDDVDFVARHPGVVTMDDGLSTSVLTQAHRFDSPAIKLTITRKQ; from the coding sequence ATGTCTATCTATAACATTAAAGGGCTGGCGCCGCTTGCCCTGGTAACCTTGCTCAGCGCCTGTGGCGGCAGTGATAACGATAGCGACAACGACGGTGTTGTCGACATGCCGGACCCTATGCCGGTTGAAATGAGCTATGAAGTTACCGTTACTAACTTAACCTATGCCCAGCCGTTATCACCGATTGCCGTGGTATTACACGGGGACAGCGCCTTGTGGACCGTGGGTGAAATGGCGTCAACGCCATTGGAAATACTCGCCGAAGGCGGTGACAACAGCGATTTGATCGCCATGGACGCTATCCTGGCTTCGGCTTCGGGCGAGGGTGCGGTAGGACCTGGGGCAAGCGCCACCTTAACGGTGACCACCACGGATGAAACAGCCACCCATTTGTCTGTTGTTTCCATGTTGGTGAATACAAATGACGCCTTTACCGGTCTAACTGCCATGGACTTATCTTCTTTAGCTGTAGATAGCCCGCAAACATGGACTTTAGGCGTTTATGACGCAGGCACCGAAGCCAATAGTGAACTTGCCGGCACTATTCCTGGGCCTGCCGACGGTGGCGCCGGGTATGACGCTGAACGCGACGATGTTGATTTTGTCGCCAGACATCCCGGAGTAGTCACAATGGATGACGGCTTGTCGACCTCGGTATTAACCCAGGCCCATAGATTTGATAGTCCGGCAATAAAATTAACAATAACGCGGAAGCAATAG
- a CDS encoding methyltransferase domain-containing protein: MKSFTEADTELFYDKEDSLYRSFWDENGSLHWGYYDQLDHLDSSSFVEACQRWNKLMLEKSTIDSSSYVLDIGCGNGNTAIWLSENTGCKVVGVDLSEVRIANAVELAARHPRARVEFYKASATDLPFSNGCFTHVWSQATFYHVHALKSALQEVNRVLVEGGSFIFDDLTTPRLDISEKTKKHVYERLLFSPTFTADEYARCLNTLGLLVVEDIDLNEHLYKSYVALSQLAADKYPELTDAYHHMQAAINSSELGWHFYHCTKVSDRLAWIYREDSSTSLQEKYAIWSRSYDADLFETYRASPLASAQCLAQHLCDQKAAIADIGAGTGMVGEALAELGYCNISAIDFSAPMLKVAANKGVYHSIDLADIQAPLPLSAAYDAMIAVGVFTFSHAKPTALLNLDPLLKPGGYFVLTVREDYYCNDSSLQNTLDKLNWQLVSNKSIHIFADESMNILVFKKWLTNDLLKGER; the protein is encoded by the coding sequence ATGAAAAGTTTTACAGAGGCCGATACCGAATTATTTTACGATAAAGAGGACAGTCTTTATCGTAGTTTTTGGGATGAAAATGGGTCCTTACATTGGGGATACTATGACCAGCTTGATCATCTGGATAGTAGCAGTTTCGTTGAAGCCTGCCAACGCTGGAATAAGTTAATGCTGGAAAAAAGTACAATAGACTCATCGTCCTATGTGCTTGATATCGGTTGCGGTAACGGTAATACAGCAATCTGGTTATCAGAAAATACTGGCTGTAAGGTTGTTGGTGTCGATCTCAGTGAAGTGCGAATCGCGAATGCTGTTGAATTGGCAGCACGGCACCCGCGAGCCCGTGTGGAATTCTATAAAGCCTCTGCTACAGACCTTCCTTTTTCGAATGGTTGTTTCACCCATGTATGGAGTCAAGCCACTTTTTACCATGTGCATGCGTTAAAATCTGCGTTGCAAGAGGTAAATCGAGTTTTAGTTGAAGGGGGGAGTTTTATCTTTGATGATTTAACCACACCTAGGCTGGATATTAGTGAGAAGACTAAAAAACATGTTTATGAACGTTTATTATTCTCTCCTACCTTCACTGCGGATGAATATGCCCGTTGTTTGAATACATTAGGCTTGCTGGTTGTTGAGGATATTGACCTAAATGAGCACTTATATAAAAGTTATGTGGCGCTGAGTCAGTTAGCTGCAGATAAATATCCTGAGTTAACTGATGCTTATCATCACATGCAGGCTGCGATAAACAGCAGTGAACTGGGCTGGCATTTTTATCATTGCACCAAAGTAAGTGATCGATTGGCGTGGATTTATCGGGAGGATAGCTCGACTAGTTTACAAGAGAAATACGCTATTTGGTCGCGTAGCTACGATGCTGATTTATTTGAAACTTATCGTGCATCACCGCTAGCGTCTGCCCAATGTCTGGCACAGCATCTGTGCGATCAAAAGGCCGCTATCGCCGATATTGGTGCTGGTACTGGAATGGTGGGTGAAGCACTGGCTGAATTAGGCTATTGCAATATAAGCGCCATTGACTTTTCAGCACCTATGTTGAAAGTGGCCGCTAACAAAGGTGTTTATCATTCAATTGACCTTGCTGATATTCAAGCGCCTTTACCATTATCTGCTGCTTATGATGCGATGATAGCCGTCGGTGTGTTTACCTTTTCACATGCAAAACCAACAGCTTTACTTAATCTTGATCCCTTGTTGAAACCCGGTGGATATTTTGTGTTAACTGTTCGCGAAGATTACTACTGTAATGATAGCTCATTACAAAACACCCTGGATAAACTCAACTGGCAGCTGGTTTCTAATAAATCGATTCATATATTTGCTGATGAGTCGATGAATATTCTTGTTTTTAAAAAATGGCTGACCAATGATTTATTGAAGGGAGAGCGGTGA